A genomic segment from Segniliparus rotundus DSM 44985 encodes:
- a CDS encoding protein jag — protein MTETETELETAQEQTESAAEGPDPENLLVEEGEIAGDYLEHLLDLLDYDGDLDLDVVGGRAAVSLEGGRDLQKLVGKQGEVLDALQTLTRLTVQQQTGQRSWLMLDIAKWRAQRKDDLHEVGLKAAADAVNSGQRVALTPMSPFERKVVHDAVTSVPGARSESEGEEPNRYVVVLPESAPAAN, from the coding sequence ATGACAGAGACAGAAACAGAGCTGGAAACCGCCCAGGAGCAGACAGAATCCGCCGCTGAGGGGCCTGATCCGGAGAACCTTCTCGTGGAAGAGGGCGAAATCGCCGGGGACTACCTCGAGCATTTGCTCGATCTGTTGGACTACGACGGCGACCTGGATCTGGACGTGGTCGGCGGACGCGCCGCCGTGAGCCTGGAAGGCGGCAGGGACCTGCAGAAATTGGTCGGCAAACAAGGCGAGGTTTTGGACGCGCTGCAAACTTTGACCCGCCTGACCGTGCAACAGCAGACCGGCCAGCGGAGCTGGCTGATGCTCGACATCGCGAAATGGCGTGCGCAGCGCAAAGACGATCTGCACGAAGTCGGGCTCAAAGCCGCCGCGGACGCGGTGAACAGCGGACAACGGGTCGCGCTGACGCCGATGTCCCCGTTCGAGCGCAAAGTCGTCCACGACGCTGTGACCTCGGTTCCCGGCGCTCGGAGCGAAAGCGAAGGCGAAGAGCCGAACCGTTACGTGGTGGTGCTCCCCGAATCCGCGCCCGCTGCCAACTAA